Below is a genomic region from Polypterus senegalus isolate Bchr_013 chromosome 13, ASM1683550v1, whole genome shotgun sequence.
TAAAACAAATGGCAGCTTTTTGCTGTGTtactaaagagagaaaaaaattaaaacattttaaaacaaatccatgaaaaataaagtaaaaagaaaaacaaaggggTGCCTCTAGTGCCCCAGAGCCCCACAACAGGGCTAGGCAAACAGTCAAATTAAATTTTCCTTCACTGATTAGCTGGGTATATCGATGTCAATAAACATCACTGTAAAAATTTCCTCAAAGCACCAAACTGCAGCTGTCACTTATTTTTATAGAAGAGCAAAGGCATATTTGCAACATCTTACCACTGCGTGCCCATGATTTCTCACTCTTTTACACCATTCTTAAGTAGCTCACTATACTTAAAAATCGCTCACTGTGGCTGCACATGTTGGAATTTTTTCTTCTGAATATGGCAGGTTCGCCTCTTTTAAAAGGTCCCCTGACTAAAGCAGCTCATATGCCTGATGGAATGTCAGCTTATACTGTAGGTGACTCATCCTCAAGCTGATGCAGCTTATCAGCAATGTTACAATATTGTTCATTCAAAATCTGCAGGGTCTCAGGGCAGCTGGAGACTGTGGCAGAGGACAAGGAAAAAGGCTGTGTCGTGGTGCTCATTTGGTCTTGTgaacagtgcttgaagtgggccagtaCCTGTGGTGCTTGAAGTTTCAAGGGACCCCTTCTTCCCATCGATATCTTATATTAATATACGCACATTCCGACCTCCAAGGGGGGCCCCCCTGcccaaatgtataaaaataataacgAATTAAGTGATAGAACAAGACGCCGACTAAAGAGAGCACTGCCAGTAATTTGGTTTCATTTCTAAAAAACACTGCAAATAGAAATGTAATTGTACTGTGAACACAAGATAAGAAATCTGAAATAAACTATTTACATTATATATCAAAGCAGtgccttacatttttttaaaaagccaatgcCATTGTCTTCCTGCATGCATATCGTACATTGCAAGCTCACAACACCAATCAACATTCAGTGTTATGCACTTTTTGGTGCACATTGTTTGCAcacataaaaaaaggaaaacatgatACAGCCAAGGCATTATAAAATGCagcaaagcaatttttttttcctataaaaacGCATGCCAAGTCACTGAGGATGCTATGTTTGAGTGAATAAAAGCAGCCTCTAAACTAGATTCCTGTTggcattgtgatttgtagcaattttaaatgaacCTGGAACAAAATCACCTTTGAATTATCATAACAACATTACTGAATACTTCTACATGTCTTAAAGTTACAATAATCTGTCAGGCAacacaattgctttgtcctggaaTAAAATACCTGTGTACCATAATCCTCCAACGCCACCCCACTAACCGGTGTGGATACTTTCCGCGGTACATGGATAGAGCAGTTATTATTTGTAAACCACAAGCATCTCTCCAATggtgatgttttgaaataatgtgAACTTTTAAGACATCACACAACCCTACCCCACAATACTCACATTAAATAACATAGGACATGAGCTGTGCAACCTGCCTGCTTGCCCACGTGAGGGACAGGACACCCTCACATGCGCAGACCTAGATTGAAATGTTGGAGTAACACCATGCTAAGATGGCAAGGATGCGCAAACTATACACAGGCAATTTGAATCCAGAAAGCAAAATCTGTAAGACAGCAGTTCTACCACACTGTTAGTAGAAGAGtagttgaagaaaaataaaaataaatgaacaagttaTAAAAAGTAACAGGAAGATGACAGTCCTCAACAGTATGCTTTGTCAAACTGGTAAAGAACTGCAGACATGCAACTCAAACCTTTTCAAAACCCTACTTATTTTCACAAACAAACTACTTTTTCCAACAAGAATATCTCTACACATTATTTGCACATGCCACTGTAACTTAttgattactagcaaaatacccgcacttcgcagtggagaagtagtgtgttaaaaagtaatgaaaaagaaaaggaaacattttaataataatgtaacatgattgacattgtcatgagtgttgctgtcatatatacacacatatatatacacgtgtgtgtgtgtgtgtatatatatatatatacacacatacatacatacatacacatatactgtatatatatatatatatatatatatacacacacacacacaaacatatatatatatatatatacacacatatatacagtatatatacatatacatccacatacgacgtatatatacatatatatgtgcacaaaaccacgcttttatcaaggcttccgtcgggtagtcttttgaaacgaAATTTTCCTtaaatcagtcctagcaacgcgctttcttccgactaacatttttgtagctctgatgtgtgcatcaatgtaatcggtgtaccaggaaattatgcattgacagaagtttccctttgcttggaatgcaaagtgtgattaaatgtgttattttttaacgcgttatggagcacatgcaaagcttctcagctgtgcttgtgctaagaaaaggaaacattttaaaaataacgtaacacaattgtcaatgtaaccttttgtaagtagtgcctggaggattcagagtgtggagaaactctagagacagcgtgtgtattaacttgtggatttttctgtatttagtgGAAGCGTCACAAacttggttccgcaagactgcgttagctgcggtgctcagctcagagcgaaatgaggtgaatgggaggggagatgatgacgtgactcccccaaccgccttaactgtcaatccccccacaaacacagtctctcggaatttgcataagcacagcccttcaccagcaattttaacttagttacaaagtgatcaaaactctcgtttatatcctgcgtcctctcattaaacttgtatcccacattagccgtgggcatgacaaatgccagcggcagcctgtctatgaacttaatttaaagtttaggtttacaccgtgctttgtttccgaagtagctgcactcatgaatatggttgtatgcgtcactcgctcgcttcttattgtttcgctgtcttctgtataatgcatgttttcttcagcgctttttggaactcttccttgttttctatgtactgcgttgacagtcagttcacgtgattacgtgggaggcgtgatgatgtcacacaaaaccctgcccccccccatggccatcgagctcaacttcattacagtatatggagaaaaatagcttccagttatgaccattacgcgtagaatttcgaaatgaaacctgcccaacatttgtaagtaagctgtaaggaatgagcctgccaaatttcagctttccacctacacgggaagttggggaattagtgatgagtgagtgagtgagtcagtgagggctttgccttttattagtacagattatTTGATCTTTGCTTCACAATAATTCTATGGTTtaagacaagaagaaaaaaaatgaacagctaGCCAAATTGTTCCTGGAAATCTGCCTCTCAACACTACATGGTGTATGTGGGGAGTCAAATACACAAGTAACTGTTTGGGGTTCCAGTATTTGAATACTGAAACAACTTTTTGTGTAGTCATGAGAAATTAGGGTAACTTCATTCATTCCCAGCCTAAAAATgaaattcattacaaattggtAAAATACCGCCACTCTGTTTAAagataaaaattgaaataaaagccTAATAATTTTATAATAGGACAAGCAAGTTATACCACCGCAGTGGTAAATGTGAATATAAGGAATACATATTTTGATTAACTTAGTATTCTAGTATCTATACATGATAGgcaggagagacagagagaaaaaaaaaacactttccctATGACATTATTTTGAAAGGAGAACAATGTGGCGGTTCTCTCCAATATCTGCCAAAGTCTAAACCATACAGATACTCTTGTtattaaaattaatcagaaatcaCCCCTCTACTACATATAGACAATAGACACTCCTTACCTCTCCAACATACTCCAtaacaaagctgttttttttaatcttttccatGGTGCGTACTCCCCAGCCACGGCCATTCTCCGTCTTGAAAATGCACATGTCATACTGTATGCCTTTCTGCACAACTCTGTTAGGGCATTCAGGTCCGCAGTTGCAACGAGAATTGCATTCATAGATGGGCAAGCCAGCTTTAATCTTAACCTGGCCTTTATCATTGTAGGCAAACTTATTGAGGGATGCTCCAGGGCAACAACCACTTAAAGGGTCATGAAGACAATCTTTGCACTCACATCCAATGGCCACCTCAGTCAGAATAATGCCATCACCCACTTTGTAATTGTTAATGTAGGTAAAGTCTTTAGGTGGACCATCAAGATCCACTTCATTACTAACCAAGATTCTGCCCTTATGCTCTCGTGTGGCATTCAAATGAGCTTCCCACTGCTGCAGCAGTTTTCTCTGCTTGGCCTTCTGTACTAAGAAATGAGACAAGCCGTGGTCCAGTTTCTTCACGTTGCGTCTAAGTTTAAGCCTCTTCAGTTCCTGATCCAAGTCTTTGTGGAACTGCTTCAAGATCTTCAAACATCGAAGGTTTTTGCGAGGTTCCCATGTGTTCTCAGAATCAGGAAACTGTTTCCACTTCACAAGATAATATTCCTGTTCCTGtatcaaatatataaaattaagataaTTATGGGGAATCATTAATAAAACAGGGATATAAAACATtactgttatatacagtaaaaggctGTCATTTAGCAGTCAGAAAACAAACGTATCACATTTAATccacatttacaaatttaatgttatttcacaatataaaaacaaaaggagCGAATAATATTATGTAGAGATGTGTTTTTTCTTGCTTCAGGATTTTTGTTTCAATCTGTTAACAAATAAAGGTATGGTCACACACTTACTGTATTTAAAGCTGTGCAAGACTCCAAGCCAGATCTACTATGTAAGATCTATGAAATTTacagttttttcttgtttcttacaTGACCTGTTCAAGTGAATAAACTCAGCTTTAATTATTTGCACAGGAATAAAATGTTATATGGGgaaagaaaacaattacattgacaagtaattaaagagtgaaaattatatcaacaaacacaattttaaaattgaaacattAAGTAAAATGGGTACATGTTTAAACAAAATTAGATGATTCCCTACTTCAAAACACAAGACATTTCTCTCAGAATGTTGCACAACTGGCCACATGGGGGAGTGTGTGCGTTTAATTCAgcaaatacaaatatttactaGAACAGAGCATCTTAGTTCCACTGAATGttgtattttcattaaatttcatgcAGAAAAGCAATATTTTACAAGTGTTATGTCAATTTACGTTCACTCCACaaatgtgcaatatactgtacatgtaaagaaCCACTATGCAAAAAGTACAGTGCAAGAAATATGATAAAGCTGATATTGGACAGTAATGCACTATACTTGTCAAGTAAGCCAATCACCACACAAACCTAAGTGGTCACAtgttaaacacaaagcaaagcacCAGTTATAAAGCTAACAAGCAGTTCACTATGTGGCAGCTCATACCACAAGATGATAGTATTATGCACATAAGAAAAATCACCTTTTTGAGGAAAATGTCACTAAATAAAATCAGTATTGTGTTTAAgacaatatattttgtttaaaaaaaataaataaataaaacaccctCCCATCCTCAAAGTAACCAAATGTACTGTATCTCAAAATTGACTTTAGCAAGTCTAAGCAAAGAGAATAACATTCAAATACAGATCAGACACCTTGTCTGACAAATGACGGTCTCCCCAATGGAAACAGTGTAACTGAATGAATTAAAAAGATGCAGTAGGGACAGGTAAAGCTAAGCTACTCCTGTTAACACAGCCGAGTTCTCATTAGGGCTTTTTTCCATAAGCCACCAGGGAACAACGCTGCATTTTAGTTTTGCTGGGCATTCTGgcatatttttttcctctttcttcaacACCCAATGAGAAAGTGTGTCGTCTGTCATACTGAAATTATATTGTTCAATGGTATACACAATAAGGAATTTGCATacctaattatttttcttttatttgttcataATAGGCAGCCAAGCAAATCTGCTTGTAGGAGTTGGGAATATCGAGTGGAAGCTATTGGGAAGGGGTATGAGGGctgcaaatttaaaaacagattaataattttttttattattatataaatctaatatataaagcagagttgatgtatgtgtgcatgcatgtttgtccgccatacaaatctgcactagGCTTccaatcgccaccaaactggggatggggctcctttgtgaccaggaggaggtcatggggtatgtttggttggggaaaatgttcatggtgaagggcagggcaccttttcaccgacaacGTTCAGCACACGTCCccatacttatcatcgacaagatggccgcactTTGCAGCAGACATTCACGGcggtgccatctagtggctccTTTCATCCCTGTgcatcgctctttacccatgtttccttaaattgccaagagatggcggaagtgttcAAGTAAGacaaggccgactgctttgatcaggtgaaggggaactgccataTGGATgaaaaacgtgaacgacccagtgcacgtgaccggctgacacacatGCGTTTCCGCAGGTCACACCCCCACAcggatagtgctgtatttcattcaccaAAGTCCGCTATATGGCaccacgtttgaacagagactcacaTTAAAAcaacagcatccttcccccaccattttcctcACACGCAGCtgcggttgtatgtcacttctctctgtagttaccaacGCCAACGTCCGTTAGTTAGCAGCACAGTTCAACACAGACACTCCTTAGAAACAGAGTACCCTCCCCGTCATTTTTTCCAGtacagtttcagtgctactctctCTTACTGGCTTTCCATATCTGTGGTGCTATTTACTAGCTTTCCCACTCACAGTACAATTTCAGTGTTACTCTTTCTGACTGGTGCCATTTGTTCGCTTCCGATGTATTGTAAATAAgttaaattcatctcactgtggtggtTATTCCgtatgtaataccatgtaacacattataattgtccttcttttcactaatatacccatgccactgaTAAAAacacgtagaattggaaggtccacttcagatgccagaaaaaaagtctatttcaaggacGTCTTAAACGCCAAAGCAGACAGAATTCAGAGTGGatgaacttacaataaaatgtgaatcacaaaactgtttgttctgtttctatgttctgtttctttcatttgggaaattcaccagttatacagttgtgcttgaaagtttgtaaaccctttagaattttctatatttctgcataaatatgacctaaaacatcagattttcactcaagtcctaaaagtagataaagagaaaccagtaaaacaaatgagacaaaaatattatacttggtcatttatttattgaggaaaattattgaatattacatatttgtgagtggcaaaagtatgtgaacctctagtaactgaaggcctctctcacattggctaatattcatgttcatgttcatgagtccaccatcaggagaacactgaacaatggtgtgcatggcagggttgcaaggagaaaggagaaaaacaaacattgttgctcgtctgcagtttgctaaagatcacatggacaaaccagaaagctacagatgaaaccaaaatagaactttttggtttaaatgaaaagcgtcatgtttggagaaagaaaaacactgcattccagcataagaaccttatcccatctgtgaaacatggtggtggtaatatcatggtttgggcctgttttgctgcatctgggccaggacggcttgccttcattgatggaacaatgaattctgaattatatcagagaattctaaaggaaaatgtcaggacatctgtccatgaactgaatctcaagagaaggtgggtcatgcagcaagacaacgccactaagcacacaagtcgttctaccaaagaatggttaaagaagaataaagttaatgttttggaatggccaagtcaaagtcctgaccttaatccaatcaaaatgttgtggaaggacctgaaccGAGCAATTAAAGttaggaaacccaccaacatcccagagttgaagctgttctgtacagagaaatgggctaaaattcctccaagctggtgtggaGGAATggtcaaaagttaccagaaacatttagttgcagttattgctgcaaatggTGGTCACACCAGATaataaaagcaaaggttcacataattcctaaccggattccaaaaaagttgggacactaaataaattgtgaataaaaactgaatgcaatgatgtggagatggccattgtcaatattttatttgtaatagaacgtagatgacagatcaaacgtttaatccgagtaaatgtatcattttacaggaaaaatatattgattcaaaatttcatctctttcagggaagaccctgcatttttcaacaagaccacattctgcatcaatcacaacatcatggctgtataggagaaggatccgggtactgaaatggccagtctgcagtccagatctttcacctatagagaacctttggcgcatcataaagaggaaggtgcgacaaagaaggcccaagacgattgaacagttagaggcctgtattagacaagaatgggagagcattccaatttctaaacttgagaaactggtctcctcggtccccagatgtctgttgagtgttgtaagaagaaggggagatgctacacagtggtgaaaatggccttgtcccaaattttttgggatttgttgacaccatgaaattctgaatcaacatatttttcccttaaaatgatacattttctcagtttaaacttttgttccgtgatttatgttctattctgaataaaatattagaagttggcacctccacatcattgcatttagtttttattcacgatttgtatagtgtcccaacgtttttggaatccggtttgtacttttgccactcacaaatacagtatgtaatattcgatcatttttctaataaataaatgaccaagtataatatttttgtctcatttgtttaactggtttctctttacttttaggacttgagtgaaaatctgatgatgttttaggtcatatttatgcagaaatatagaaaattctaaagggttcacaaactttcaagcacaactgtagattcCCGAGCAACAccaggtactcctgctagtatatacactgcaaaaaatgtcagtaaatttaacagtaaaattactgtaaatggtgaaagtaaaagaccttatgttctaattaaaattacctgtatatcttaaacaatacatttcattattttttacagccaagttctgtaaaatttatatttttctaccttcaaaatatgctaaataccgtttattgatgtattacagttacactgaaaaaatctgttaattttacagtgtaaaactgttaaatagcaaAGGTAAACAATCGTAAAATGGTAAATCACTGTTTCAGTAAAACcagttacgatatttgcataaggacacacCCCTTTTTACAATATCTttcctggtgaaccgcatacctttgtatagtagggaaaaaaacttaaCCTAAGTTAGCAGATGTATTTTTCcctgcgtgctgaaggttttttgaggttatggaagctgatttatggtgggttgtattcgataagtaggacaccatacaccacaaaataaaattttacttctccaccagacaacgtgccataacttccttaaatattgaattgttttcaatgtgtataattaaattgTACATgcttgctattggttgttgttactttactgatgcaaactGTGTACTGGGGGTTTGATCCTGACaatacatattgtttattgattgtcatatttattacacaacatgaatttctggttatggttaaacattcccttctgttggaATTTGTTGCAAGGAACAAATAGTTTTTactacaaaattatactgtagacttaaaaatattgtcaccttatttattacagtaaaattttagcaacccagctgccagtatttttttgtaaatgaaacttttttttttttttttaacgtgtaCCACagaccaaaaaatattgttacctTCTTTTTTTACGGTAAAACTCTGGCGaccccagctgccagttttttaccgtaaatttaacattttttttacagtgtagataAACAAACAAAGTGGGTAATGGGTGATTGTaggagttttgtttttgtgtattcagtcctacattttaaaaatgtaggtAGGGCCTAAGAAAATGCAAGACAATTACTACAAGTGTATTGTTGCTTTTGTTAATGTGATTTGTGTTGTAAGCTTCAAATATTAGAAATTACTGTACCCAAGATCCATGCAAAAAGGAGATAggtcacacacatatatacatagacGCGTACATGTACAGAAAAGATGAACTGCCTGCATCCAATGCAAAAATTAATTTAGAACTGCAGGCAGGTGACCTCCAAAAATACATGCTGGCTGAAGGTAATTTAAGATTTCTTAACTCAGCTCCCTTGTAACAAGGAATGAATAAgagggttgaaaaatggatgatttttatttttttttaatgcagcatGTAGGGCTTCTGAAaagtttcttttttgctcttaaCATCACAAACTTTCCTAGCATTTTTTAATTAGGCTACACAATAGGTCAGGCAGTTAGTTTATAGGTGAAAAACAAGGTGGACAGTGAGCTAGTTCAAAATGCCAAGGTGTGAGTACTTAAAAGATTTAAGGGGAACAGTATCACAAGACATTTTAACAGACACAATTAGTTGCAGTATTTATTTAGACATCGATGACTCAGTAATCACAAATGAAAAGGATAAATGTTATTAAAGGTCTCCTATTTAGGGACTAGGATTATTACAACATATTATAAAGGCATATATATGTGTCAAGTTCAGACTAATTGTGGTgttatatatgtgaacatttcaaataaacaaaattaaggaCAATTGAACATAACTGAGGTAAAATATTAGACTAGACTATCAGAATTTAATAATGGAATTGCTACGgccaaaatgaattattattacaaatggaAGTCCTGTGGTTTAAGAAAATTacagcacaaaacaaaaatgttaaactgTTGTGTCTAAGATAAGCAAATTTGATGCAGGGCAGTActcaaccaaaaaaaacaaaaaaa
It encodes:
- the LOC120542706 gene encoding histone-lysine N-methyltransferase SUV39H1-like, with protein sequence MIVRPPPNPNWNILAALKKMAENLNGCRVLCKSTLNHLQYLCRQERVECPQLGVTRKNLNDFEVEYLCDYKKKGEQEYYLVKWKQFPDSENTWEPRKNLRCLKILKQFHKDLDQELKRLKLRRNVKKLDHGLSHFLVQKAKQRKLLQQWEAHLNATREHKGRILVSNEVDLDGPPKDFTYINNYKVGDGIILTEVAIGCECKDCLHDPLSGCCPGASLNKFAYNDKGQVKIKAGLPIYECNSRCNCGPECPNRVVQKGIQYDMCIFKTENGRGWGVRTMEKIKKNSFVMEYVGEIITSEEAERRGHIYDKQGATYLFDLDYIEDVYTVDAAHYGNISHFVNHSCNPNLQVYNVFINNLDERLPRIAFFATRTIKAGEELTFDYKMQIDPVDAESTRMDSNFSLAGMTGSPKKRLRVECKCGVESCRKYLF